The Acidobacteriota bacterium genome segment CATGGCTTGAGCACCAACAGCAGGACAATTGCGGAAACCAGGGCGGCAAATCGCAGAGCCACCGAGGCTCTTCGTCTGAGCTTAGGCGATAGCCGCCTCGCGGAATCTGTGCGTTCGGCGGCTTGTTCTTCCGTGATAATTGAGCGAATGCACTCCCGTGCCTCAGGATCATCTCTTATTAACCGGCCCATGGCCTGGAAGTCCCGTACGCGTTCATAGCAGTGGGCACAGTCGAGAATGTGTATCTCAACCTCCCGACGTTCCGCTTCGCCCAGCATGTTCAGCTCATAGGCGAGTAGCATGCGCGATATGCGGCTGTCACTGCACTTACTCATGGTGACGACGTTCCCCCTTTGTTAGGCAATTTTCCAGCATGGACCGGGCCCTCGAAAGCACTACGTAATAATAGGCCTTGTTCAGTTGGAGCTTGTCGCATATTTCGTCGCTGCCGTAGCCTTGATAACTTAGATTGAGGATCCTGGCAAACCTGCGATTCGCTCGTGCCACTTCGGTGAGGCACTGAAGCATGTGCTGTCTCACTATCGGGTCAAGGTCGGTAGAGCGGCTGTGACAGTCACTGTCAGGAAGAGACCCAAAATGCTTCTGCCGCGTGCGCTCGGTCTTAAAATAATCCATGACCTTATGCTCGAGAACCTTGTAGGCCCAGCCGGCAAAACTGATCTGGAAATCAACTGCGCCGTGTTTCTCGGCAATCGTCGCGAGAGCCTGCTGCACGACATCCTCTGAATCTTCCCTGTTTCGTATTCTTTGTTGAACGAACAGCCGGAACCTATCAGAAAGGTGCTGAAATAGCTGTGTTTCGGCCTCTCTATGGCCTTCTCTCACTCTGCGGTACAAGGATTCAATGCTCATCGGTGCCTGGTGCCTTCAAGCTCGTCGGAACCATACCGCATTTCCTTGCCGCAGTCAAGTGTGGCGCTTTTAGCGCCGGGATTCCGCTGACCTCTTCCGCAGGAAGATAGAATACTGTGGCTGGGTCAACATTAGTAGGTAGAGATCTATAGGAAAAACCGAAAACTTCATAGGAGTAATCATGTTTCAACATTGCCACCGAAAACCGGCTTTGGCCTTGGCCGCCGCCGTCTGTTTGATGGCCAGCCCGGTTCCTGCCTTCGCTGAGGCATCCCAGCCGATGCGCTTGACGTATTTCGGCGGAAACGCCTCTGAGCTTGCCTTTCCGCGCGTGGCTACCGCTGTAGGACATGACGGGTCCGTTTATATTGCAGGCTACACTACCTCTGAAGACCTTTTAGCATCCGCGACCGCGGTCTACGGGGATGATGTCTCCGGGGAAGAGGCGTTTGTGGCGAGGTTCTCGAGCGATTTGTCAACCCTGCTGGGCCTGGCCGTTCTGACCGGCAGCGGGGATGACCGAGCAACATCGGTCGCCGTCGATGAAGCAG includes the following:
- a CDS encoding sigma-70 family RNA polymerase sigma factor, giving the protein MSIESLYRRVREGHREAETQLFQHLSDRFRLFVQQRIRNREDSEDVVQQALATIAEKHGAVDFQISFAGWAYKVLEHKVMDYFKTERTRQKHFGSLPDSDCHSRSTDLDPIVRQHMLQCLTEVARANRRFARILNLSYQGYGSDEICDKLQLNKAYYYVVLSRARSMLENCLTKGERRHHE